In Odontesthes bonariensis isolate fOdoBon6 chromosome 22, fOdoBon6.hap1, whole genome shotgun sequence, one genomic interval encodes:
- the LOC142372540 gene encoding putative nuclease HARBI1, producing the protein MEDQDIVACVGLLYLQHLQSTRRRRRRMWVHDIIQAREQYGEGYRLVQELRLDGGRFQGAFRLTVEQFDSLLSKVGPLITMQRTNYRRPIPPDQRLYICLRFLATGDCYQTIANSYRLGKRTVANIVNQVTRAIWDALVEEYMPTPTAEDWRSIAEGFRRRWDFPNCVGSIDGKHVVCKAPGKSGSLFFNYKGSYSVVLMAVVDHKYCFRVVDVGSYGRTSDGGVLANSKFGKKLQKGQLDLPRDALLPGAEHLGPQPHVFVGDEAFRLRRNLLRPFPGHQTGSHRSINFRLSHARMVVENTFGILTSQWRIYKGVIELSPQNVDACVKATCVLHNYLRRTASHDLALMTALPTDADSDAAGLQPVSRVGSNNATREAIRVRETFLVYFANEGGGHLAALTPGTTTALLRATQRLFSEPPNAFKAYSILPCH; encoded by the coding sequence ATGGAAGACCAGGACATCGTTGCTTGCGTCGGTTTGCTGTACCTGCAGCATCTTCAGAGCACTCGccgcaggaggaggaggatgtggGTGCATGACATTATTCAGGCTCGTGAGCAGTATGGCGAGGGCTACCGTCTGGTGCAGGAGCTGCGGCTGGACGGGGGTAGGTTCCAGGGTGCCTTCAGGCTGACAGTGGAGCAGTTTGACAGCTTGCTGTCAAAGGTCGGACCGCTGATCACGATGCAGCGGACCAACTACCGTCGCCCGATACCCCCGGATCAGCGCCTGTACATCTGCCTGCGGTTCTTGGCCACAGGAGACTGCTACCAAACGATTGCCAACAGTTACCGTCTGGGGAAGAGGACGGTGGCAAATATCGTCAACCAGGTGACCCGGGCCATCTGGGATGCCCTGGTGGAGGAGTACATGCCAACACCGACAGCCGAGGACTGGAGGAGCATCGCGGAGGGCTTCCGGCGTCGGTGGGACTTTCCCAACTGTGTCGGTTCCATTGACGGCAAGCACGTCGTGTGCAAGGCCCCGGGTAAGTCCGGTTCCTTGTTCTTCAATTACAAGGGCTCGTACTCCGTCGTCCTGATGGCTGTGGTGGACCACAAGTACTGCTTTCGAGTGGTGGACGTGGGTTCCTATGGGAGGACCAGTGATGGTGGCGTGCTCGCGAACTCCAAGTTCGGCAAGAAGCTGCAGAAGGGACAACTGGACCTGCCCAGGGATGCGCTGCTGCCGGGAGCGGAGCACCTGGGACCACAGCCTCACGTATTTGTGGGTGACGAGGCCTTCCGTCTGCGCCGCAACCTCCTGAGGCCGTTCCCGGGTCACCAGACTGGCAGCCACAGAAGCATCAATTTCAGGCTGTCGCATGCGAGGATGGTCGTGGAGAACACCTTCGGCATTCTCACGTCCCAGTGGCGTATTTACAAAGGCGTCATTGAGCTTAGTCCACAGAATGTAGATGCCTGCGTTAAAGCAACCTGTGTGCTGCACAATTATCTGCGGCGCACCGCCTCTCACGACCTGGCACTGATGACGGCTTTACCCACGGATGCAGACAGCGATGCAGCTGGCCTCCAGCCCGTATCCAGAGTAGGCAGCAACAACGCCACTCGTGAGGCCATTCGGGTGAGGGAGACGTTCCTGGTCTACTTCGCCAATGAGGGGGGCGGTCACCTGGCAGCCTTGACACCCGGCACCACAACGGCACTTTTAAGAGCCACACAACGGCTCTTTTCAGAGCCACCAAATGCATTTAAGGCATATTCCATACTTCCATGTCATTAG